The following proteins are co-located in the Gossypium hirsutum isolate 1008001.06 chromosome A02, Gossypium_hirsutum_v2.1, whole genome shotgun sequence genome:
- the LOC107951606 gene encoding YTH domain-containing protein ECT4 isoform X1 produces MYQEGAPEIVIDQGMYYPTATNYGYYCTGFESPVEWEDHQNIFSADGPDVQFAGAQTEPLPYVYYTPSYGYAQSPYNPYNPYIPGAVMGDGPFVGAQQYYPFPPYQNPVSPTAYVPVLIQPDGIPSSSTDSFLDTHASIGTRPDGRGVRYNLASASAATSRKSAPNRADSMSRVTDGQSKHYAIQESISASSGSASARAHQVRVASGSVQSIGNIPGGKLPPYRNQLKTDLPVGNTISDYGASSPGRGVLDRLRPKIHVSRVFNDAHGSPDSWAEQNRGPRTNRSKNQLMVKAYTSKAGNSDAEGNIIIYTDQYNKDDFPIDYVDAKFFVIKSYSEDDVHKSIKYNVWSSTPHGNRKLDSAFEDAQKIAAGKPSGCPIFLFFSVNVSGQFCGVAEMIGPVDFQKDMDFWQQDKWSGSFPVKWHIIKDVPNSHFRHIILGNNENKPVTNSRDTQEIMYKQGMEMLKVFKNHAMKTSLLDDFMYYENRQRIMQEEKAMQLIKSIENPVLAPAFDPVNKLNHVELLLNEHERSTKQSDPERLRTIVPSSTQPVSTDCDRTNARRMNESSEQIAVEGKDDASTLKISSLSINLKQDESKISTDAATKSDAVEVVNIGSVTVKVNKFTDSSGFLTVGTIPLNPKTPQLDEGGVSSKRGT; encoded by the exons ATGTACCAGGAAGGAGCCCCTGAGATCGTTATTGATCAGGGAATGTACTACCCTACAGCTACCAACTATGGATATTATTGTACAG GTTTTGAATCACCCGTTGAATGGGAGGACCACCAGAATATTTTTAGTGCAGATGGTCCAGATGTCCAATTTGCG GGTGCCCAAACTGAACCTTTGCCTTATGTATATTACACACCTAGCTATGGATATGCACAGTCTCCATACAACCCATACAATCCTTATATACCTGGTGCCGTGATGGGTGATGGCCCATTTGTAGGAGCACAACAATATTACCCCTTTCCTCCTTATCAGAACCCTGTATCACCAACTGCTTATGTTCCCGTTCTCATTCAACCAGATGGCATTCCAAGTAGTTCAACAGACTCTTTTTTAGATACTCATGCTTCAATTGGTACTAGACCTGATGGAAGGGGCGTGAGATATAACCTTGCTTCGGCATCTGCAGCCACTTCCAGAAAATCTGCTCCAAATCGGGCAGATTCCATGAGTAGGGTGACAGATGGACAAAGTAAGCATTATGCTATCCAGGAAAGCATTTCTGCTAGTTCTGGTTCAGCTTCAGCACGTGCTCATCAG GTTAGAGTTGCTTCTGGATCCGTTCAGTCCATTGGCAACATTCCTGGTGGGAAACTCCCACCTTACCGTAATCAACTAAAAACAGATCTTCCTGTTGGTAATACCATTTCTGACTATGGTGCAAGTTCACCTGGACGTGGTGTGCTTGATAGACTGCGACCCAAGATCCATGTTAGCAGAGTTTTCAATGATGCACATGGATCCCCGGATTCATGGGCTGAACAGAATCGAGGCCCTAGAACCAACCgatcaaaaaatcaactcatggtTAAAGCCTACACAAGTAAAGCAGGAAATAGCGATGCTGAAGGAAACATTATTATCTATACTGACCAATATAACAAGGATGATTTTCCAATTGACTATGTTGATGCAAAGTTTTTTGTAATAAAATCGTATAGTGAGGATGATGTACACAAGAGCATTAAATATAATGTCTGGTCTTCAACACCCCATGGGAATAGGAAACTGGACAGTGCTTTTGAAGATGCACAGAAAATAGCTGCAGGAAAACCTAGTGGCTGCCCCATCTTCCTCTTCTTTTCT GTTAATGTCAGTGGACAATTTTGTGGCGTAGCAGAGATGATTGGTCCAGTTGACTTTCAGAAGGATATGGATTTTTGGCAGCAAGATAAGTGGAGCGGAAGCTTCCCTGTCAAGTGGCACATCATTAAAGATGTTCCCAACAGCCATTTTAGACACATCATATTAGGCAACAATGAAAACAAGCCAGTGACTAATAGCAGGGATACGCAAGAG ATAATGTACAAGCAAGGTATGGAGATGCTGAAAGTATTCAAAAATCATGCGATGAAGACTTCTCTACTTGATGACTTTATGTACTATGAAAATCGTCAGAGAATCATGCAGGAAGAGAAAGCCATGCAGCTAATTAAAAGCATTGAGAACCCAGTCCTAGCACCTGCATTTGATCCTGTCAATAAGCTAAACCATGTTGAGCTACTCCTGAATGAACATGAGAGAAGTACCAAGCAAAGTGATCCTGAACGATTGAGAACAATTGTTCCTTCATCTACTCAGCCTGTTTCTACAGATTGTGATAGGACTAATGCTAGAAGGATGAATGAAAGTTCAGAGCAAATTGCAGTTGAAGGTAAAGATGATGCATCTACTTTAAAGATTAGTTCACTCAGCATAAATCTGAAGCAGGATGAGTCTAAAATCTCTACAGATGCTGCTACAAAAAGTGATGCTGTTGAGGTGGTAAACATAGGATCAGTGACGGTAAAAGTCAATAAATTTACTGACTCATCTGGTTTTTTAACAGTAGGCACTATTCCTCTTAATCCCAAGACCCCACAGCTTGATGAAGGGGGTGTGTCTTCTAAAAGGGGTACTTGA
- the LOC107951606 gene encoding YTH domain-containing protein ECT2 isoform X3 — protein sequence MYQEGAPEIVIDQGMYYPTATNYGYYCTGFESPVEWEDHQNIFSADGPDVQFAGAQTEPLPYVYYTPSYGYAQSPYNPYNPYIPGAVMGDGPFVGAQQYYPFPPYQNPVSPTAYVPVLIQPDGIPSSSTDSFLDTHASIGTRPDGRGVRYNLASASAATSRKSAPNRADSMSRVTDGQSKHYAIQESISASSGSASARAHQVRVASGSVQSIGNIPGGKLPPYRNQLKTDLPVGNTISDYGASSPGRGVLDRLRPKIHVSRVFNDAHGSPDSWAEQNRGPRTNRSKNQLMVKAYTSKAGNSDAEGNIIIYTDQYNKDDFPIDYVDAKFFVIKSYSEDDVHKSIKYNVWSSTPHGNRKLDSAFEDAQKIAAGKPSGCPIFLFFSVNVSGQFCGVAEMIGPVDFQKDMDFWQQDKWSGSFPVKWHIIKDVPNSHFRHIILGNNENKPVTNSRDTQEIMYKQGMEMLKVFKNHAMKTSLLDDFMYYENRQRIMQEEKAMQLIKSIENPVLAPAFDPVNKLNHVELLLNEHERSTKQSDPERLRTIVPSSTQPVSTDCDRTNARRMNESSEQIAVEVGTIPLNPKTPQLDEGGVSSKRGT from the exons ATGTACCAGGAAGGAGCCCCTGAGATCGTTATTGATCAGGGAATGTACTACCCTACAGCTACCAACTATGGATATTATTGTACAG GTTTTGAATCACCCGTTGAATGGGAGGACCACCAGAATATTTTTAGTGCAGATGGTCCAGATGTCCAATTTGCG GGTGCCCAAACTGAACCTTTGCCTTATGTATATTACACACCTAGCTATGGATATGCACAGTCTCCATACAACCCATACAATCCTTATATACCTGGTGCCGTGATGGGTGATGGCCCATTTGTAGGAGCACAACAATATTACCCCTTTCCTCCTTATCAGAACCCTGTATCACCAACTGCTTATGTTCCCGTTCTCATTCAACCAGATGGCATTCCAAGTAGTTCAACAGACTCTTTTTTAGATACTCATGCTTCAATTGGTACTAGACCTGATGGAAGGGGCGTGAGATATAACCTTGCTTCGGCATCTGCAGCCACTTCCAGAAAATCTGCTCCAAATCGGGCAGATTCCATGAGTAGGGTGACAGATGGACAAAGTAAGCATTATGCTATCCAGGAAAGCATTTCTGCTAGTTCTGGTTCAGCTTCAGCACGTGCTCATCAG GTTAGAGTTGCTTCTGGATCCGTTCAGTCCATTGGCAACATTCCTGGTGGGAAACTCCCACCTTACCGTAATCAACTAAAAACAGATCTTCCTGTTGGTAATACCATTTCTGACTATGGTGCAAGTTCACCTGGACGTGGTGTGCTTGATAGACTGCGACCCAAGATCCATGTTAGCAGAGTTTTCAATGATGCACATGGATCCCCGGATTCATGGGCTGAACAGAATCGAGGCCCTAGAACCAACCgatcaaaaaatcaactcatggtTAAAGCCTACACAAGTAAAGCAGGAAATAGCGATGCTGAAGGAAACATTATTATCTATACTGACCAATATAACAAGGATGATTTTCCAATTGACTATGTTGATGCAAAGTTTTTTGTAATAAAATCGTATAGTGAGGATGATGTACACAAGAGCATTAAATATAATGTCTGGTCTTCAACACCCCATGGGAATAGGAAACTGGACAGTGCTTTTGAAGATGCACAGAAAATAGCTGCAGGAAAACCTAGTGGCTGCCCCATCTTCCTCTTCTTTTCT GTTAATGTCAGTGGACAATTTTGTGGCGTAGCAGAGATGATTGGTCCAGTTGACTTTCAGAAGGATATGGATTTTTGGCAGCAAGATAAGTGGAGCGGAAGCTTCCCTGTCAAGTGGCACATCATTAAAGATGTTCCCAACAGCCATTTTAGACACATCATATTAGGCAACAATGAAAACAAGCCAGTGACTAATAGCAGGGATACGCAAGAG ATAATGTACAAGCAAGGTATGGAGATGCTGAAAGTATTCAAAAATCATGCGATGAAGACTTCTCTACTTGATGACTTTATGTACTATGAAAATCGTCAGAGAATCATGCAGGAAGAGAAAGCCATGCAGCTAATTAAAAGCATTGAGAACCCAGTCCTAGCACCTGCATTTGATCCTGTCAATAAGCTAAACCATGTTGAGCTACTCCTGAATGAACATGAGAGAAGTACCAAGCAAAGTGATCCTGAACGATTGAGAACAATTGTTCCTTCATCTACTCAGCCTGTTTCTACAGATTGTGATAGGACTAATGCTAGAAGGATGAATGAAAGTTCAGAGCAAATTGCAGTTGAAG TAGGCACTATTCCTCTTAATCCCAAGACCCCACAGCTTGATGAAGGGGGTGTGTCTTCTAAAAGGGGTACTTGA
- the LOC107951606 gene encoding YTH domain-containing protein ECT4 isoform X2, producing the protein MYQEGAPEIVIDQGMYYPTATNYGYYCTGFESPVEWEDHQNIFSADGPDVQFAGAQTEPLPYVYYTPSYGYAQSPYNPYNPYIPGAVMGDGPFVGAQQYYPFPPYQNPVSPTAYVPVLIQPDGIPSSSTDSFLDTHASIGTRPDGRGVRYNLASASAATSRKSAPNRADSMSRVTDGQSKHYAIQESISASSGSASARAHQVRVASGSVQSIGNIPGGKLPPYRNQLKTDLPVGNTISDYGASSPGRGVLDRLRPKIHVSRVFNDAHGSPDSWAEQNRGPRTNRSKNQLMVKAYTSKAGNSDAEGNIIIYTDQYNKDDFPIDYVDAKFFVIKSYSEDDVHKSIKYNVWSSTPHGNRKLDSAFEDAQKIAAGKPSGCPIFLFFSVNVSGQFCGVAEMIGPVDFQKDMDFWQQDKWSGSFPVKWHIIKDVPNSHFRHIILGNNENKPVTNSRDTQEIMYKQGMEMLKVFKNHAMKTSLLDDFMYYENRQRIMQEEKAMQLIKSIENPVLAPAFDPVNKLNHVELLLNEHERSTKQSDPERLRTIVPSSTQPVSTDCDRTNARRMNESSEQIAVEDAATKSDAVEVVNIGSVTVKVNKFTDSSGFLTVGTIPLNPKTPQLDEGGVSSKRGT; encoded by the exons ATGTACCAGGAAGGAGCCCCTGAGATCGTTATTGATCAGGGAATGTACTACCCTACAGCTACCAACTATGGATATTATTGTACAG GTTTTGAATCACCCGTTGAATGGGAGGACCACCAGAATATTTTTAGTGCAGATGGTCCAGATGTCCAATTTGCG GGTGCCCAAACTGAACCTTTGCCTTATGTATATTACACACCTAGCTATGGATATGCACAGTCTCCATACAACCCATACAATCCTTATATACCTGGTGCCGTGATGGGTGATGGCCCATTTGTAGGAGCACAACAATATTACCCCTTTCCTCCTTATCAGAACCCTGTATCACCAACTGCTTATGTTCCCGTTCTCATTCAACCAGATGGCATTCCAAGTAGTTCAACAGACTCTTTTTTAGATACTCATGCTTCAATTGGTACTAGACCTGATGGAAGGGGCGTGAGATATAACCTTGCTTCGGCATCTGCAGCCACTTCCAGAAAATCTGCTCCAAATCGGGCAGATTCCATGAGTAGGGTGACAGATGGACAAAGTAAGCATTATGCTATCCAGGAAAGCATTTCTGCTAGTTCTGGTTCAGCTTCAGCACGTGCTCATCAG GTTAGAGTTGCTTCTGGATCCGTTCAGTCCATTGGCAACATTCCTGGTGGGAAACTCCCACCTTACCGTAATCAACTAAAAACAGATCTTCCTGTTGGTAATACCATTTCTGACTATGGTGCAAGTTCACCTGGACGTGGTGTGCTTGATAGACTGCGACCCAAGATCCATGTTAGCAGAGTTTTCAATGATGCACATGGATCCCCGGATTCATGGGCTGAACAGAATCGAGGCCCTAGAACCAACCgatcaaaaaatcaactcatggtTAAAGCCTACACAAGTAAAGCAGGAAATAGCGATGCTGAAGGAAACATTATTATCTATACTGACCAATATAACAAGGATGATTTTCCAATTGACTATGTTGATGCAAAGTTTTTTGTAATAAAATCGTATAGTGAGGATGATGTACACAAGAGCATTAAATATAATGTCTGGTCTTCAACACCCCATGGGAATAGGAAACTGGACAGTGCTTTTGAAGATGCACAGAAAATAGCTGCAGGAAAACCTAGTGGCTGCCCCATCTTCCTCTTCTTTTCT GTTAATGTCAGTGGACAATTTTGTGGCGTAGCAGAGATGATTGGTCCAGTTGACTTTCAGAAGGATATGGATTTTTGGCAGCAAGATAAGTGGAGCGGAAGCTTCCCTGTCAAGTGGCACATCATTAAAGATGTTCCCAACAGCCATTTTAGACACATCATATTAGGCAACAATGAAAACAAGCCAGTGACTAATAGCAGGGATACGCAAGAG ATAATGTACAAGCAAGGTATGGAGATGCTGAAAGTATTCAAAAATCATGCGATGAAGACTTCTCTACTTGATGACTTTATGTACTATGAAAATCGTCAGAGAATCATGCAGGAAGAGAAAGCCATGCAGCTAATTAAAAGCATTGAGAACCCAGTCCTAGCACCTGCATTTGATCCTGTCAATAAGCTAAACCATGTTGAGCTACTCCTGAATGAACATGAGAGAAGTACCAAGCAAAGTGATCCTGAACGATTGAGAACAATTGTTCCTTCATCTACTCAGCCTGTTTCTACAGATTGTGATAGGACTAATGCTAGAAGGATGAATGAAAGTTCAGAGCAAATTGCAGTTGAAG ATGCTGCTACAAAAAGTGATGCTGTTGAGGTGGTAAACATAGGATCAGTGACGGTAAAAGTCAATAAATTTACTGACTCATCTGGTTTTTTAACAGTAGGCACTATTCCTCTTAATCCCAAGACCCCACAGCTTGATGAAGGGGGTGTGTCTTCTAAAAGGGGTACTTGA